From a region of the Janthinobacterium sp. 61 genome:
- a CDS encoding UbiA family prenyltransferase: MSSNESSTLPATSSATSPPLVVDLDGTLIYSDLLWEAMLLFMKQHFWKVWRLPFWLLRGKSGFKQQLALHIAFDPATLPYDQGLLATLAEQRQAGRRLVLATGSQRRFAEQIASHTGLFDDVMATDDEGVNLTSHNKADALTARYGPRGFDYIGNSPVDVPVWQASRQAYSVTMKPFALGGGTATTHMGTPRKPVMRALLKAMRPRQWLKNLLVFLPMLAGHALDLPTFLQSLLAFVAFSLCASSAYLLNDALDAHDDRLHPTKCKRPIAAGTLPLALAMISSPLLALAAILLCATFNPLLLAVVLVYFVATLSYSFVLKRLLMIDIVTLALLYTVRILGGAAATQIEPSFWLLAFSFFLFLSLALLKRYSELFNLKRQGKDKTSGRGYSVADKPAIGAMGINSGMLSVLIFMLYINSPNVQKLYPSQHWLLAVVPLLVYWLGRLWTLGFRGQVNEDPVLYVSKDAVSLVVIGLCILFVAGAAF, from the coding sequence ATGTCCTCAAACGAATCAAGCACCCTTCCCGCCACCAGTTCCGCCACCTCCCCGCCGCTGGTGGTAGACCTGGACGGCACACTGATTTATTCCGACTTGCTGTGGGAAGCCATGCTGCTGTTCATGAAGCAGCATTTCTGGAAAGTCTGGCGCCTGCCGTTCTGGCTGCTGCGTGGCAAGTCCGGCTTCAAGCAGCAACTGGCACTGCATATCGCATTTGATCCTGCCACGCTGCCTTACGACCAGGGCTTGCTGGCCACGCTGGCCGAACAGCGCCAAGCCGGCCGCCGACTGGTGCTGGCCACGGGTTCGCAGCGCCGCTTCGCTGAGCAGATCGCAAGCCATACCGGCCTGTTCGACGACGTGATGGCGACCGACGACGAAGGCGTCAACCTGACCTCGCACAACAAGGCCGACGCGCTGACGGCACGCTACGGTCCGCGCGGCTTCGATTACATCGGCAACTCGCCCGTCGACGTGCCGGTCTGGCAAGCCAGCCGCCAAGCCTACAGCGTCACCATGAAACCGTTCGCTCTGGGCGGCGGCACCGCCACGACGCACATGGGCACCCCGCGCAAGCCGGTCATGCGCGCGCTGCTGAAAGCCATGCGGCCGCGCCAATGGCTGAAAAACCTGCTGGTATTTCTGCCGATGCTGGCCGGCCATGCGCTGGACCTGCCCACATTCTTGCAATCGCTGCTGGCCTTTGTCGCGTTTTCGCTGTGTGCATCCAGCGCCTATCTGCTCAACGATGCGCTCGATGCCCACGACGACCGCCTGCATCCGACCAAATGCAAGCGCCCGATTGCCGCCGGCACGCTGCCATTGGCGCTGGCGATGATCAGCAGCCCGCTGCTGGCGCTGGCCGCGATACTACTGTGCGCCACCTTCAATCCGCTGCTGCTGGCCGTGGTGCTGGTGTATTTCGTCGCCACGCTTTCCTATTCCTTCGTGCTGAAGCGCTTGCTGATGATCGACATCGTCACACTGGCACTGCTGTACACGGTCCGCATCCTGGGCGGTGCTGCCGCAACGCAGATTGAACCGTCGTTCTGGCTACTGGCATTTTCCTTCTTCCTCTTTCTGTCCCTGGCGCTGCTGAAACGATATAGCGAACTGTTCAATCTGAAGCGCCAGGGCAAGGATAAAACCAGCGGCCGCGGCTACTCGGTGGCCGACAAGCCCGCCATAGGCGCCATGGGCATCAATAGCGGCATGTTATCGGTGCTGATCTTCATGCTGTACATTAATTCGCCGAACGTGCAAAAACTGTACCCCAGCCAGCACTGGCTGCTGGCTGTCGTACCCCTGCTGGTGTACTGGCTGGGCCGCCTGTGGACGCTGGGCTTTCGCGGCCAGGTCAATGAAGACCCGGTCCTGTATGTCAGCAAGGATGCGGTCTCACTGGTCGTGATCGGCCTGTGCATACTGTTCGTTGCCGGCGCCGCATTCTGA
- a CDS encoding multidrug efflux SMR transporter, with product MSSNLNGYLWCGLAAVASALATLLIKLSAHAGVGWTLARMGWLGGACTTYALGFVCYSIALQKLQISLAYPVMTAATMCLVALIGATLLNEPLHAGKLAGMALIAAGAFILTR from the coding sequence ATGTCCTCAAATCTGAACGGCTACCTGTGGTGCGGCTTGGCCGCCGTCGCCAGCGCCCTCGCCACCCTGCTGATCAAGCTGTCCGCCCATGCCGGCGTCGGCTGGACCCTGGCCCGCATGGGCTGGCTGGGCGGCGCCTGCACTACCTATGCGCTGGGCTTTGTCTGCTATTCGATCGCCCTGCAGAAATTGCAGATCAGCCTAGCCTACCCGGTGATGACCGCCGCCACCATGTGCCTGGTGGCGCTGATCGGCGCCACGCTGCTCAATGAGCCGCTGCATGCCGGCAAGCTGGCCGGCATGGCCCTGATCGCGGCCGGCGCCTTCATTCTGACGCGCTAA